Proteins from one Limanda limanda chromosome 4, fLimLim1.1, whole genome shotgun sequence genomic window:
- the acap3b gene encoding arf-GAP with coiled-coil, ANK repeat and PH domain-containing protein 3b, translating into MTVDFEECIKDSPRFRAGVDDVETDVVEIEAKLDKLVKLCSGMIEAGRAYVSANKLFVNGIKDLSQQCKKEEAISECLEKCGESLQEIVNYHMILFDQAQRSIKQQLHTFIKEDVRKFKDTKKQFDRVREDMELAQVKNAQAPRNKVHEAEEAAQALVLSRKAFRHLALDYVLQINVLQAKKKFEILDAMLSFMRAQYTLFQQGFNILDEIDPYMKKLAAQLDQLVIDSAVEKRELEHKHAIIQQRTLMQDFSYDDPKLEFNVDAPNGVVMEGYLFKRASNAFKTWNRRWFSIQNSQLVYQKKLKDSLTVVVEDLRLCSVKPCEDNERRFCFEVVSPTKSCMLQAESEKLRQAWIQAVQASIASAYKDIADNYYIERLDRTASPSTSSIDSASEPRERGDRGVRVGGESLLQRLQSLPGNDLCCDCSQTAPCWASINLGVLLCIECSGIHRSLGVHCSKVRSLTLDSWEPELLKLMCELGNTVINQIYEGRCEEVGAKKPGPSSSRQEKEAWIKSKYVEKRFLKKMSGSEALVVGARKSRPWTVKKCQRHNSSVRAPHKVRRKYHRYEPGSASAANLSAAAAAKFRRDSLFCPDELDSLFSYFDTGSGPRSLSSDSGLGGSTDGSTDILVFGSVVDSVTEEDEESEESSSGEVEIEQEMSSDPEDPRELHPGALLYRSSRLHNLPLMAEAFAHGADVHAASEDEEGKTPLIQAVTGGSLIACEFLLQNGADVNQRDMRGRGPLHHATYLGHTGQVCLFLKRGASQTEVDEQGHDPLSIAVQAANADIVTLLRLARMNEEMREAEAPLGQPGVATGSRRVKAKDGRERVTPPVLTSFASFLSSRLSSPRS; encoded by the exons CTGGTGAAGCTGTGCAGTGGGATGATCGAGGCGGGCAGGGCCTACGTCAGCGCCAACAAACTCTTTGTTAACGGCATCAAGGACCTGTCCCAGCAGTGCAAGAAGGAGGAGGCCATATCA GAATGCCTTGAAAAGTGTGGGGAAAGCCTCCAAGAGATCGTCAACTACCACATG ATTCTGTTTGACCAGGCCCAGAGGTCcatcaaacagcagcttcacaccTTCATCAAAGA GGATGTGCGTAAATTCAAGGACACCAAGAAGCAGTTTGACCGGGTGCGTGAGGACATGGAGCTGGCCCAGGTGAAGAACGCCCAGGCACCCAGGAACAAGGTCCACGAGGCCGAGGAGGCAGCACAGGCCCTGGTCCTCAGCCGCAAAGCTTTCAGGCACCTTGCGCTGGACTACGTGCTGCAG attaatGTCCTTCAGGCCAAGAAGAAGTTTGAAATCCTGGATGCA atgTTGTCCTTCATGAGAGCCCAGTACACCCTGTTCCAACAAGGCTTCAACATCTTAGATGAGATCGACCCTTATATGAAAAAGCTGGCTGCGCAG CTGGATCAGCTGGTCATCGACTCGGCCGTGGAGAAGCGAGAGCTGGAGCACAAACACGCCATCATACAGCAGAGA ACTCTGATGCAG GACTTTTCCTATGATGACCCCAAGTTGGAATTTAATGTGGACGCTCCCAATGGCGTGGTCATGGAGGGCTACCTCTTCAAGAGGGCCAGCAATGCCTTCAAGACCTGGAACAG gCGATGGTTTTCTATACAAAACAGTCAGCTGGTCTATCAGAAGAAACTCAAG GACTCTCTGACAGTGGTGGTTGAGGACCTGAGGTTGTGCTCAGTCAAACCCTGTGAGGATAACGAGAGGAGGTTCTGCTTTGAGGTGGTTTCACCCACCAa gagcTGCATGCTACAAGCTGAGTCTGAGAAGCTGCGACAGGCCTGGATTCAGGCCGTCCAGGCGAGCATCGCCTCTGCTTACAAAGACATCGCTGACAATTACTATATTGAG CGTTTGGACCGGACAGCCTCGCCCTCCACCAGCAGCATCGACTCTGCCAGCGAACCCAGAGAAAGGGGTGATAGaggggtgagggtggggggggagagtctcctccagaggctgcagagccTGCCAGGCAACGATCTGTGCTGCGACTGTAGCCAGACGGCTCCGTGCTGGGCCTCCATCAACCTGGGAGTGCTGCTGTGCATCGAGTGCTCAGGGATCCACAG GAGTTTAGGCGTCCATTGCTCCAAAGTGCGTTCACTGACGTTAGACTCATGGGAGCCAGAGTTACTCAAG CTGATGTGTGAACTGGGGAACACTGTAATAAACCAGATTTACGAGGGACGCTGTGAGGAAGTGGGGGCTAAGAAGCCTGGACCCTCTAGTTCAAG GCAGGAGAAGGAAGCCTGGATCAAGTCCAAATACGTGGAGAAACGTTTCCTGAAGAAGATGAGCGGCAGTGAGGCTTTGGTGGTGGGCGCGAGGAAGTCCCGCCCCTGGACGGTGAAGAAGTGCCAGCGACACAACAGCTCTGTGCGAGCGCCACACAAGGTCCGCAGGAAATACCACCGCTACGAGCCAGGCAGCGCCTCTGCTGCAAATCTGTCAGCAG CGGCGGCAGCAAAGTTTCGCAGAGACTCCCTGTTCTGCCCAGATGAGCTGGATTCACTATTCTCCTACTTCGACACCGGCTCTGGTCCTCGCA GTCTCAGCAGCGACAGCGGCCTCGGAGGAAGCACTGACGGCAGCACTGACATCCTGGTTTTTGGCTCAGTGGTGGACAGTGTCACggaagaag ACGAGGAGTCGGAGGAGTCGTCCAGTGGCGAGGTGGAGATCGAGCAGGAAATGTCATCGGACCCGGAAGATCCAAGGGAGCTCCATCCCGGGGCGCTCCTCTACCGATCCTCGCGTCTGCACAACCTGCCGCTCATGGCCGAGGCGTTTGCACACGGTGCTGACGTCCACGCCGCGAGTGAGGACGAGGAGGGGAAAACGCCGCTCATACAGGCCGTGACCGGG GGCTCTCTGATAGCTTGTGAGTTCCTGCTGCAGAACGGAGCTGATGTGAACCAGAGGGACATGAGGGGCAGAGGCCCGCTGCACCACGCCACCTACCTGGGGCACACTGG TCAGGTGTGTCTCTTCCTGAAGAGGGGAGCGTCGCAGACGGAGGTGGACGAGCAGGGTCATGACCCGCTGAGTATCGCCGTGCAGGCTGCCAACGCAGACATCGTCACACT ATTACGTTTAGCCCGGATGAACGAGGAGATGCGGGAGGCCGAGGCTCCGCTGGGTCAACCAG